The segment GTCTCCGCGATATGGCTCCCCACCATCCCGGTGGCCCCCGTGAGGAACACGTTCTTTCCGTTCCAGAATTTGTCCATGCAATCACCAGACTTTCCAGGGCGCCTTTCCGGAAACCCAGAGCTCCTCGAGGTCGTTCTTGTCCCTGAGTTTGTCCATGGGCTTCCAAAAGCCGGAGTGTCTGTACGCCATCATACCCCCTTCGGCAGAAAGCTTTTCCGCCGGTTCCCGTTCCCAGGCGGTTTCGTCCCCTTTTATGTAATCGAACACAGCAGGCTCAAGCACGAAGAAGCCGCCGTTTATCCAAACGCCGTCGCCCTTGGGCTTTTCCGAGAAATTTTTCACGGATTCCCCCTCGATGTTCAGCACTCCGAAGCGGCCCGGCGGCTGCACCGCAGTCACAGTTGCGGGCTTCCCGTGCTTTTTGTGGAATTGGACCAGGTCCCTGATGTTTATGTCCGAAAGTCCGTCCCCGTAAGTAAGCATGAATGCACCGTCTATGTACTTCTGGACTTTCTTCACCCTCCCGCCAGTCTGCGTTTCCAATCCTGTATCCACGAGGGTGACCTTCCAGTCCTCGCTGTGCGTGTCGTGCACTTCCA is part of the Candidatus Micrarchaeia archaeon genome and harbors:
- the rfbF gene encoding glucose-1-phosphate cytidylyltransferase, with the translated sequence MKTIILAGGLGTRLSEETSVRPKPMVEIGGMPILWHIMKTYSHYGFNEFVVCLGYKGYMIKEWFANYFLHRSDITIDLKSNKMEVHDTHSEDWKVTLVDTGLETQTGGRVKKVQKYIDGAFMLTYGDGLSDINIRDLVQFHKKHGKPATVTAVQPPGRFGVLNIEGESVKNFSEKPKGDGVWINGGFFVLEPAVFDYIKGDETAWEREPAEKLSAEGGMMAYRHSGFWKPMDKLRDKNDLEELWVSGKAPWKVW